The following proteins are co-located in the Pomacea canaliculata isolate SZHN2017 linkage group LG8, ASM307304v1, whole genome shotgun sequence genome:
- the LOC112570944 gene encoding ribonuclease Oy-like, with product MLITWLTLATVGLHGVVVGGSAVPSYTWDVMVFVQGWPPSQCVFLEDEKIKCAIPDKVSSWVAHGLWPTQKGSQEPIKCNKTWKLDVNELKTLRPKLDYRWASLRVDFGVERENENLWRHEWMKHGTCATTLSALKNPFHYFNATLSLMDSFNLLEMLTEEGIKPDQKKTYDYEDIRAAVQKHTGVTPCLVCIKDKEVEKTYLREVEIWLDKDFQPVNCLDNDLPAPGTHAPHPLIFHSELHVTYGALQALHKSAYNTSHCPSTGIFYTPVHSKPAS from the exons ATGTTGATCACATGGCTTACTTTGGCTACCGTTGG GCTGCATGGTGTGGTGGTAGGAGGCAGTGCTGTCCCTAGCTACACGTGGGATGTTATGGTGTTCGTGCAGGGCTGGCCTCCGTCACAGTGTGTTTTCCTGGAAGATGAG aaaattaaatgtgCAATTCCTGATAAGGTTTCATCGTGGGTTGCGCATGGTCTGTG GCCCACACAAAAAGGATCACAGGAACctataaaatgcaataaaacatgGAAGTTGGATGTAAACGAGCTGAAG ACGCTGAGACCCAAACTGGACTACAGGTGGGCCAGCTTGCGGGTGGACTTTGGTGTGGAGAGGGAGAATGAGAACCTGTG GAGACACGAATGGATGAAGCACGGCACGTGCGCTACCACCCTGAGTGCTCTCAAGAATCCCTTCCACTACTTCAACGCCACCCTGAGCCTCATGGACAGCTTCAACTTGCTTGA aatgttGACGGAGGAAGGGATAAAACCTGATCAGAAGAAAACCTATGAT tacGAAGACATTCGAGCAGCAGTGCAGAAACACACAGGCGTCACACCTTGCCTTGTGTGCATCAAAGACAAAGAGGTG GAGAAGACATACTTGCGGGAAGTGGAGATCTGGTTAGACAAAGACTTTCAGCCTGTCAACTGCTTGGACAACGACCTGCCTGCCCCCGGGACACATGCCCCGCACCCTCTGATTTTTCACTCTGAGCTGCACGTGACTTACGGGGCTCTGCAGGCTCTCCACAAGAGTGCATACAACACATCGCACTGTCCCTCCACTGGCATCTTCTACACCCCTGTCCACAGCAAACCTGCCTCCTGA
- the LOC112570946 gene encoding ribonuclease Oy-like, which yields MWHKLLLSLFLAKILVLPVCDGFSDAPEWNILKLAQIWPPASCFYLEEQHQTCSIPESVMSWTVHGLWPTQEGTLGPNYCNNTWKFNLQQVQVLRPLLDIKWPSFSVQDPLPNNWQHEWEKHGTCGTSVQDLRDELHYFNTTLQLHQKYSLQSLLASRGIVPSSSVTYTPDAVLTALHDILGVYPNVICVRDEKEKQSYLETVEICMTRDFGLIDCSGTYQQKNRLTHQENQILRKMSVSLSDIEDCDKSGVFYKPFAQK from the exons ATGTGGCACAAACTTCTACTTTCGTTATTCTTAGCCAA AATACTTGTTTTACCTGTTTGTGATGGCTTTTCTGATGCCCCAGAATGGAATATCCTGAAATTAGCACAGATTTGGCCTCCAGCATCATGTTTTTACTTGGAAGAGCAG CATCAAACATGCAGCATCCCAGAAAGTGTCATGTCCTGGACAGTACATGGCCTGTG gCCAACACAAGAGGGAACACTTGGGCCAAACTACTGCAATAACACTTGGAAATTCAATCTTCAGCAAGTTCAG GTTTTAAGGCCACTTCTAGATATAAAATGGCCATCATTTTCGGTACAAGATCCATTGCCTAATAATTG gcAACATGAATGGGAAAAACATGGCACATGTGGTACATCGGTACAAGACTTGAGAGATGAATTGCATTACTTTAACACTACACTGCAACTGCACCAAAAATACAGTCTCCAAAG tttgttaGCCAGTCGTGGTATAGTGCCGTCTTCATCAGTTACTTACACT cCTGATGCTGTTCTGACAGCTTTGCACGATATTCTTGGAGTTTATCCAAACGTAATTTGTGTGCGAGATGAg aaagaaaaacagtcaTACCTAGAAACTGTGGAGATCTGCATGACCAGGGACTTTGGTCTAATTGATTGTTCTGGAACATATCAGCAAAAGAACAGACTGACTCATCAGGAGAATCagatattaagaaaaatgtctgtGTCTTTGTCTGATATTGAAGATTGTGATAAGTCAGGTGTTTTTTATAAGCCTTTCGCACAGAAATAG
- the LOC112570942 gene encoding hydrolethalus syndrome protein 1-like, with protein MDFPPEFSDNEVREELARLGYTNIPNDKLREFRKDLDQLIRLERSKGSSVNSSFSFDLNYNMTASADPTGISHHDDTELSRHAEPSSESGGLWSEFTNKGGSMPVSSDDAVKKNDIEPSDLGAKVESLNRPKSAPVPGYYSLYEMSTRMQVKSPAVRDDMSETDSERRRLMKRKTLRKNHQGSKFIDETVSESDNGSIGDAQEMVDRLVLHDLDNGQEFRRCHSARSAQEPPPYRLSPSDPRLPSVIYSMEEHPHTKNLRRMDPVNRYHEMKQAWSLQKAPGEKLHKRLRWNIREQMLVQEIPEKKQHKIFVPNSYVVPTEKKRSALCWQIRMDMAQGNMPACGVFHDF; from the exons ATGGATTTCCCACCAGAGTTTAGTGATAATGAAGTCCGCGAAGAACTGGCTCGTTTGGGCTATACCAATATACCTAATGATAAGCTACGGGAATTTAGAAAAG ATCTTGATCAGCTAATCCGACTTGAGAGGAGCAAGGGGAGCTCAGTTAACAGCAGCTTTTCCTTTGATTTAAACTATAACATGACTGCTAGTGCCGATCCTACTGGAATATCCCATCACGATGACACAG AGTTATCTAGGCATGCTGAACCCAGCTCAGAGTCTGGTGGATTGTGGTCTGAATTTACTAACAAAGGTGGTTCAATGCCTGTTTCATCTGATGATGCTGTGAAG AAAAATGATATTGAGCCATCAGACCTTGGAGCTAAAGTTGAATCACTGAATAGGCCAAAATCTGCCCCTGTGCCAGGGTATTATTCTCTATATGAAATGTCAACAAGAATGCAGGTTAAAAGTCCAGCTGTGCGGGATGATATGTCTGAAACAGATTCAGAGAGAAGACGCTTGATGAAAAGGAAGACACTTAG GAAGAACCACCAAGGCTCAAAATTTATTGATGAGACAGTATCAGAAAGCGATAACG GAAGCATTGGTGATGCACAAGAAATGGTGGACCGCCTGGTGTTGCATGATTTAGATAATGGGCAAGAATTCAGGAGATGCCACTCAGCTAGATCTGCACAGGAACCCCCACCCTACCGCCTAAGTCCCAGTGATCCTCGACTGCCTTCAG TTATCTATTCGATGGAGgagcatccacacacaaaaaaccttCGACGTATGGACCCCGTTAATCGGTACCATGAGATGAAGCAGGCTTGGTCTCTACAAAAAGCACCTGGAGAAAAGTTGCATAAGAGATTGCGCTGGAACATCAGGGAGCAGATGCTGGTACAGGAAATCCCCGAGAAG AAGCAGCATAAGATTTTTGTGCCCAACAGTTATGTGGTACCGACTGAAAAGAAGCGGTCAGCCCTCTGCTGGCAGATTCGCATGGACATGGCACAAGGAAATATGCCAGCATGTGGAGTTTTTCATGACTTCTAG